The sequence AATGGCATTTTTTCTAGTGATGTCCTTTTCTTTCATGGCTGCTTTTAAATCTTCCATCAGTTTATCTTTAAGGGACATCAACTGTTCTCCTCCCTTATTTGTACCTTCTTTTTCTTGCTGCTTCAGATTTCTTTTTTCTTCTAACACTTGGGCTCTCATAGTGCTCTCTTTTTCTTACTTCTGCCAATACACCTGCTTTAGCGCACTGTCTTTTAAATCTTTTCAGAGCACTATCAAGAGACTCATTCTCTTTCACTCTAACTTCAGACACGTATTTCCCTCCCTCCGATGGTAGCAATTGTGCCAAGACTAAAACTACGACCTTTCCACTGTGGATTAAATTGGGAACTAAGCTAAATATAGCACATATCTTATTATATATTACATCCGGAATACGTGTCAATACTTATTTTATCAGTTCTTTCAGCCATAATTGTTATTTTCTCACTTTACAATAAAAATATTCTTTACTTTTTTCAAATTAGTGTTAAAATATACCTAAAAACTATAAATAATATAGTATAATATATGGATCATTAATCGGCTCGGGCCGATGGAAAAACATTGCAAAATAGTGTTTGTAGTCTTAAAAAGGAAAAACAACCTATTATTTCTATAAATTTTATACTTAAATGCAATTAATTATCTCTTTTTATTCTTTTGACCTATGGATTTATTTTTTATTACGAATTATAATAAATAATGATAACATGTTTTTATATTCAAATTGAGTTTTATCTTTCTCATTCTTAATCTATTAGGGGGCAGTTATGCATAGTTCAAACAAACATGCTTTTGTAAGCATAGGAGAATTGTTTTTAGATATATTTTCCCTCATTTTATCGTTTTTTGTTTCATACTACATAGCATCACATCTTAGAGTGCTGCAGCATATAACCGCTTTTGTCTGGGTGTTGCTTTTATATATTCCCATGTGGCTTTCTTGCATGGGATTTTTGGGCATGTACAACAAAACAACCTTTAATTATTATGACAGAGTGTTAAGGAATATTTTGCTCTCTTCTCTCATTGCATGCATGTTTGTTGCATCCTTTATGTTTTTTATAAAAGAAACCATGTTCAGCAGAACACTTTATGCCGTTTTTACACTTACAAGCATAGCGTTTTTGATTTTTGAAAGATTCATGTACATATATTTTGTGAGCAAACACCGGAACAAAACAACAACAAACGTGATCTTCGTCGGAGATCGCAATATAGCATTGAAATTCATTTATTTCCTCCAGAAAACAAACATTACCATAAATGTTGTGGGTTATGTTAACGTACACAAAAACGGCGGCAACGGAACATTCAACAGTAAAAAAACCTTGGGATATATTGAGGATTTGGAAGAAATACTTAAAAACCATGTGGTCGACGAAGTAATTTTTGCTCTTCCGAAAGACTATGTGGGAGATGTTGAAAAATATGTGTGTATATGTGAGGAAATGGGAATAACCGTAAGGGTTATTCTGGATTTATACAATCTCAAAGTTGCAAAAACTCATTTCAGCTGCATGGGTACTCTTCCTATGCTCACCTTCAATTCGGTAAGCATCAACCAATTTCAGCTTATGATTAAAAGGTTAATGGATATCGTCGGTGCTCTTATCGGGCTTGCCTTCACGGCAGTTGCTTCGATATTCATAGTACCGGCCATCAAGCTGACATCTCCGGGACCGGTGCTGTTTAAGCAAGACAGAGTCGGAATGAACGGAAGAATATTTAAAATATATAAATTCAGAACAATGTATGTTGATGCGGAAGAGCGAAAAGCGGAGCTTATGGCTCAAAACGAAATCAAAGGCGGTTTAATGTTTAAAATCAAATCAGACCCAAGAGTTACACCTGTGGGCAGGATACTGAGAAAAACAAGCCTTGATGAGCTTCCCCAGTTCTTTAATGTACTCAAGGGAGATATGAGCCTTGTGGGGACAAGACCTCCAACTGTGGATGAAGTCAAAAAATATAAAACCTATCACAGAAGAAGAATAAGCTTCAAGCCGGGTCTTACCGGAATGTGGCAGGTAAGCGGAAGAAGCAACATTACAGATTTTGAAGAAGTTGTAAGACTTGATACAAAATATATAGATGAATGGTCAATCTGGCTTGATATAATTATAATTTTAAAAACCATCTGGGTAGTTTTGAGAAAAAAAGATGCCTACTAACAGGCATCTTTTTTAAAATGGAAGTTCATCATCTTCTGCCGGGAAAAATCCTTCGCCATCCGTATTTTCAGGTTCAAAACCGCCCGAGGTGTAGTTATCCTTCTTGCTGTCGGCAAAGTATGCCTCATCTGCAATAATTTCCGTAATGGTTCTCTTGTTGCCCTGTTCATCGTTCCAGGATCTGTTTTGAAGTCTGCCAATTATAGCAACCTGCTGTCCTTTTCGGAAATAATTGTTACAAAATTCACCGGTCTTTTCCCATGCAACTATTGGGAAAAAATCAGCTTGTTCCTGTTCTCCCTGTCTTGAAAACCTTCTGTTTACCGCGAGCCGAAAATGGCATACGGCTTTACCGGTGGTAGTGTGCCTAAGTTCCGGGTCTTGTGTCAATCTCCCCATTAAAATAACTTTGTTCATTTACTCAACCTCTTTCGAATAGTTTTTCCACAATTATATCAAACATCTGTTCGCTTGTCCATCTTTTTTCTAAAAACGAGCAAACATGTCAAAACGGCTGCAAGCGCACCCGCAGTATCTATAAAAACGTCTAAAATTTGAGAATTGCGCCCCGGTACAGTCATTTGGTACAACTCATCAGCAACAGCCGTCAGGCAGGTTATAAGCATCGCCAAAATCGAAGATTTGGTTTTACTGAGACTTGCAAACCTCAATACATTAAAAGCCAACATAGCAAGAATAAAATACTCTGTAAAATGCATTGTCTTTCTGAAAATATAATTTCTGTTTTCCATGAGGACTTCATTTTTGGCAAAGAAGTTGTCAAGATTTAAAAAACTTATAATCCTGTCAACAATTCTTTCCGAGGCACTTACAGAATCCCCGCCATTTTGGCTGGAAAAGCCAAGTATTATAATAATCATTGCAATTACTGCAATCCATGCTGCGTATACTGACACGTTTCTTGACTTCTTCATATTATAATGTTTTTTAAAAACTTAAAACTCCTTTCTTCAAATTTTTATACTCCGGTACCTATAAACACAAATCCTTTTTCTTCTATATCCTTTCTCGAGTATATATTTCTGGCGTCATAGAAAATATTTCCCCTCATTATTTTTTTCAGCAGTGTCAAGTCCATGTTGCGAAACTCATGCCATTCCGTAACTATAACCAATGCATCCACACTCTCGGCAGTATCATAGGCATGCTTGCAGTAAGTAATATTATCCGCGTATTTTCTGAGAGCTTTTTTAGCCTCCTCCATGGCCTGAGGGTCATACGCGCGGATACTTGCTCCCCTTTCAATCAAATCGGCTATTATTGTTAACGCAGGAGCTTCCCTCACGTCATCCGTTTCGGGTTTGAACGCAAGTCCAAGTATGCCTATTGTTTTACCTTTTAAATCTCCTGCAAATTTTTCGAGTTTCTCAGCCACCATTTTCTTCTGCCTCTCGTTTGCTTCTATTACCGCATTTACCACAGACATTTGAACCCCATGCTTCTCAGCTATTTGTACAAGGGCCTTTGTATCCTTTGGGAAGCAGCTTCCTCCAAAACCCGGTCCTGCATGCAGGAACTTTGGACCTATTCTTCCGTCTCTTCCCATGGCCATTGCGACCTGCTGAACATTTGCCCCCACTTTCTCACAAAGGTTTGCAATTTCATTTATAAAAGTTATCTTGGTTGCAAGAAATGCATTGGATGCATACTTAATCATTTCCGCAGTTTCTATGTTGGTTATTACAAAGGGTGTTTCATTGATATACAGAGGCCTGTATACCTTTTTCATTATCTCTGCAACTTCTTCACTTTCAACGCCTATAACAACCCTGTCAGGATGAGTAAAGTCGTAAAGCGCTTTTCCTTCACGAAGAAACTCCGGATTTGAAACAACATCAAAAGAGTATTCGACTCCTCTTTCTTTAAGCTTGTCGGCTATTATTTTCTTAACAACCTGACCTGTACCAACAGGTACAGTGCTTTTATCAACTATAACTTTATATCCGTTCATATACTGTCCGATAGTTTCAGCAACAGCATATACATACTGCATGTCAGCCTCTCCGTTTTCCTTCGGAGGTGTGCCTACAGCAATAAACAAAACATTGGATTCTTCTATTGCCATTTTTGCATCTGTAGTAAATTGTATTCTTCCTGCTTTTATATTTCTTTCAAGGAAAACGTCAAGTCCTGGTTCGTAAATAGGAATCTTCCCATTATTGAGCCCGTCAATCTTTTCTTTGTCAACATCAACACAAATGACGTTTATGCCGAAATCGGCTATACATACTCCGGATACAAGCCCAACATAACCGGTACCAAACATTGCAACTTTTGGTATCATATTCATCACTCCATCCTTATCTTATATACTTATATTTATTTAACTTACAACTTTATAATATATTATTTCTTGGTATTTTTAAATACCGTCTGGCAAAATGAACACGTTAAAAGCATAAATCAAATTTGAAATTTTTCATTGCTTAGAGCTTTATCTATGAAATAGCAAAAGATTTGTCCAATCAGTACATAATTTTTATTTCAGATCCTAAATTTCTAAAAAAACTGATGAGCTGTAATAAAAGAAAATGCAAATATAGTCAGACACACACAAAGAAGTAATTACTGTTTTATTAGTTTTTTCTTTATAGATTCAATAATTTCATTAACGACAACATCTTTTTTTCTCAAATGGAAGATATAACCTATAGCAAATAAACAGTATACAAATGCACCAACTAAAAAGCGCAGTACTATACTAATTAATAAACCAGTCTCGATTTTACCAACAAAATACATCGAAATATACATTATGATACCAATTATGCAGAATACAGATGCATATTTCAAATACTTACCGAATACAATTTGTTTTCTCGTTTCCCAAAACTGGACAAAAAAAACAGAAAACTCTGCAAAAATGGTTCCAACAATTGCTCCTATCCCCGCATATTTAGGTATTAATATTGCATTTAAGCACAAATTTACAATTGCCCCTGTTATAACAGACGTAATATAAATGTTGTCTTGTCCTGCAGGCATTATAAATTGCGTCCTAACGATATTGGCCCAGCTCTTAAAAATTATAACTGGAGATAAATAAACCATGAATAACCCACAACGTGCGAAATGACTTCCATAATACCAAATAGAAAAATCTGGTGATAAATTAGCCATTCCAAATGTAAATGCAAAACTCATAAACATTACAAATAACATACCTTTATCAAATAGCCTTTTACATTCATCTAATTTTCCTTTTGCCATTAAATTGCTTACATGTGGCATCATAACAGTTCCCAGAGCAATAATAATAGTAACCGGAACTTGGGCAATTTTTTCTGCATATTCATAATAACCGACTTCTTCGTATGTAGACATATATCCTAACATAAGTTTATCCATAATATTGTACAGACTTATGGCTATAACAGGTATGAAAAGTTTCAAATCAGGAATTATATGTTTTTTTATGTCATTCAAGTTTGGAATATATATTGATACATTTTTAATCAAAAACGGCCATATCAATATTTGACTAATTAATGTACCTGCTGAAATAATTAGAGTATATAGCCATAAATCATTTACTGATTTAACAAAGATAAAAATAGCAATGGTTGTTAATATTTTTATTAACATATTTCTTGTTACAGTAATTTTAAATTTTTCCATTCCAAAGAAAAACCAATTAATATCCAAACCTGCAGAGATAACATAAAAAATTTGGAAAAAATAAATAATCGAATGGTCTGGTTTTATTAAAAATATATACAATATATATGCTATTGAAAGTACGAAAGTCAAAATAACTTGGATAGCATATATGCTCCAAAAAGTTCTGCTTCTTTCATCATAATTATCTCTAACTCTGGCTATAGACCTATTACCATAGTTATTTACACCTAACATAGCGAATAACACAAAATAATTTGCAAATGCATGCGTATAGGAATATATCCCTATA comes from Acetivibrio thermocellus ATCC 27405 and encodes:
- the rpsU gene encoding 30S ribosomal protein S21: MSEVRVKENESLDSALKRFKRQCAKAGVLAEVRKREHYESPSVRRKKKSEAARKRRYK
- a CDS encoding sugar transferase, with the translated sequence MHSSNKHAFVSIGELFLDIFSLILSFFVSYYIASHLRVLQHITAFVWVLLLYIPMWLSCMGFLGMYNKTTFNYYDRVLRNILLSSLIACMFVASFMFFIKETMFSRTLYAVFTLTSIAFLIFERFMYIYFVSKHRNKTTTNVIFVGDRNIALKFIYFLQKTNITINVVGYVNVHKNGGNGTFNSKKTLGYIEDLEEILKNHVVDEVIFALPKDYVGDVEKYVCICEEMGITVRVILDLYNLKVAKTHFSCMGTLPMLTFNSVSINQFQLMIKRLMDIVGALIGLAFTAVASIFIVPAIKLTSPGPVLFKQDRVGMNGRIFKIYKFRTMYVDAEERKAELMAQNEIKGGLMFKIKSDPRVTPVGRILRKTSLDELPQFFNVLKGDMSLVGTRPPTVDEVKKYKTYHRRRISFKPGLTGMWQVSGRSNITDFEEVVRLDTKYIDEWSIWLDIIIILKTIWVVLRKKDAY
- a CDS encoding single-stranded DNA-binding protein — protein: MNKVILMGRLTQDPELRHTTTGKAVCHFRLAVNRRFSRQGEQEQADFFPIVAWEKTGEFCNNYFRKGQQVAIIGRLQNRSWNDEQGNKRTITEIIADEAYFADSKKDNYTSGGFEPENTDGEGFFPAEDDELPF
- a CDS encoding VanZ family protein codes for the protein MSVYAAWIAVIAMIIIILGFSSQNGGDSVSASERIVDRIISFLNLDNFFAKNEVLMENRNYIFRKTMHFTEYFILAMLAFNVLRFASLSKTKSSILAMLITCLTAVADELYQMTVPGRNSQILDVFIDTAGALAAVLTCLLVFRKKMDKRTDV
- a CDS encoding UDP-glucose dehydrogenase family protein — translated: MIPKVAMFGTGYVGLVSGVCIADFGINVICVDVDKEKIDGLNNGKIPIYEPGLDVFLERNIKAGRIQFTTDAKMAIEESNVLFIAVGTPPKENGEADMQYVYAVAETIGQYMNGYKVIVDKSTVPVGTGQVVKKIIADKLKERGVEYSFDVVSNPEFLREGKALYDFTHPDRVVIGVESEEVAEIMKKVYRPLYINETPFVITNIETAEMIKYASNAFLATKITFINEIANLCEKVGANVQQVAMAMGRDGRIGPKFLHAGPGFGGSCFPKDTKALVQIAEKHGVQMSVVNAVIEANERQKKMVAEKLEKFAGDLKGKTIGILGLAFKPETDDVREAPALTIIADLIERGASIRAYDPQAMEEAKKALRKYADNITYCKHAYDTAESVDALVIVTEWHEFRNMDLTLLKKIMRGNIFYDARNIYSRKDIEEKGFVFIGTGV
- a CDS encoding flippase, producing the protein MKKESVKKNFIYNILYQILVLILPLITAPYLSRVIGGDSIGIYSYTHAFANYFVLFAMLGVNNYGNRSIARVRDNYDERSRTFWSIYAIQVILTFVLSIAYILYIFLIKPDHSIIYFFQIFYVISAGLDINWFFFGMEKFKITVTRNMLIKILTTIAIFIFVKSVNDLWLYTLIISAGTLISQILIWPFLIKNVSIYIPNLNDIKKHIIPDLKLFIPVIAISLYNIMDKLMLGYMSTYEEVGYYEYAEKIAQVPVTIIIALGTVMMPHVSNLMAKGKLDECKRLFDKGMLFVMFMSFAFTFGMANLSPDFSIWYYGSHFARCGLFMVYLSPVIIFKSWANIVRTQFIMPAGQDNIYITSVITGAIVNLCLNAILIPKYAGIGAIVGTIFAEFSVFFVQFWETRKQIVFGKYLKYASVFCIIGIIMYISMYFVGKIETGLLISIVLRFLVGAFVYCLFAIGYIFHLRKKDVVVNEIIESIKKKLIKQ